Proteins co-encoded in one Desulfomicrobium apsheronum genomic window:
- a CDS encoding glycosyltransferase, which translates to MGIGRYVEQKNFEGLIGALKILVDSGKDVSLVLVGEGSKRDLYESMISDMGLEGRVVLTGYRTDVGAFLRGSDILAMPSLFEGFGNVHLEAMYCGIPAVVSRVVPSLEVCSEASLVCDFSAESIASQLSVLLDDPELHQKLADAGRRIVDEYTIERCMDRLFSIYAKTLREYQA; encoded by the coding sequence ATTGGTATTGGAAGATATGTTGAGCAAAAGAATTTTGAAGGCCTTATTGGGGCTCTGAAGATTCTTGTTGATTCCGGAAAAGACGTTTCCCTGGTTCTGGTTGGTGAAGGGAGCAAGCGCGATCTTTACGAATCAATGATTTCAGACATGGGATTGGAGGGGCGGGTTGTCCTGACCGGATACAGAACGGATGTGGGGGCATTTTTACGCGGGTCGGATATTCTTGCCATGCCGTCTCTCTTTGAAGGTTTCGGGAATGTGCATCTTGAGGCAATGTATTGCGGAATTCCTGCCGTCGTTTCTCGAGTAGTACCTTCCCTTGAAGTGTGTTCAGAAGCGTCGCTAGTCTGCGATTTTTCTGCGGAAAGCATCGCATCTCAGCTTTCTGTCTTGCTTGACGATCCTGAGTTGCACCAGAAGTTGGCGGATGCGGGGCGCAGGATTGTGGACGAATATACGATTGAACGTTGCATGGATCGGCTTTTTTCCATCTATGCCAAAACGCTTCGTGAATATCAGGCCTGA